A window from Drosophila subobscura isolate 14011-0131.10 chromosome O, UCBerk_Dsub_1.0, whole genome shotgun sequence encodes these proteins:
- the LOC117896347 gene encoding protein unc-80 homolog isoform X5 yields MVTTNAGATATATTNNNNLQTNNNSHAANNNNDDFDFDQDDGLQDLGLPVSVQTFLWRQIAPFIRPKLGKLHESTCLFCQHAPGHHESKEACKSFEKVLVQNIQFGLSPPLTKALGAIPRWRLLQGALPHVMHACAALLYNRVKDMQAIGPVETKLLYTMQWILLYAAEECADDEGGEELGLGETPAEPKSKPIQQYLFSVPTIALFVYLFAPIISHLKESDFQNFRLENGIKLWQGMWDNRAPGAPCFTAPVKPKARNLLCAPTPKGSTDVFPTRKHSLSADAMSPKNDSPQSGISDYGRQDEEGSWVSSPKEFAFPETIPEEASSVEDERVVIFRLPSAPQLMDNSFFTADASLLQQQQSQSRRGSRQSMNSRDKDKVPSTKFEFDQQELMRGASMKEKRSASIEKETDSDKSESVKADVSAATFLDVAVLRCLFISHWQEEGIFWSLQYLYNRLSDIGEEAAITLNQPRKRSNSLPIPQIEISLYQGPGSNSRDSPGSSVVKDYIEIPEPAPTVTAVVEDTPTAPSSSERRGSEKKKRVKMADLRAFVETKMFSKSEKNLEKVGLDTNSANGKTPLQLQQAEYHRSLDTGEKKLSRSASMISREPASNLIKGKSMPSLRFYRYVEPPKAPRPSQVACPRSTAFYPRNPIITVTEHTPTPSPDYIKRQGSIDSQLDALSNGGSIGGMGGNGGGNGSGGAGSTTTRYRGQMLRSHTDSHIDYTGVDESEAPGSSFYITRDGGIDYEIILLAISNVFKRDPALVCSLRVLEAGLNICELLIEMGVLKLGEHAHEISMSITRRALQVLGCPHGCNDGVRGPPADFLRNQCQKILSRMLRQAGQRTKRYMQEMVKTSPLPELIDYFHAFLAFCVDPSSLLSPLTHKRPSGYKNANTDLGGVPGQGGYSTNFSGGMSGGAESQVVGAVFKPLVSRFVEASKDLKSPENIALYGDIRQLVTYVKGAHGGPFRMVALSGILAVTPRPHKKGPTAQTTRVIRHIPQSNVTHSIQNDDNRSQRRLLLKKRSTSSACAVSLLETETCEEHYKTSQSPLSNFRRRTTGVRPTLTPRHSERALLSDSTSSSERNSLGRLSGLVRWFRGTPKEASSIDLEIGSLNPEISSTFMRHASLKIQRGRSSDGIGRSIQRAKRRVERRLNRFGGIVKGKKKVGGIEETADFSRRSSSDMCDGPRESEVVILKERKLVPTEPVRVGMLRLSFLLETCAPGSFPDPQLVAAVLDLPQAPLVSRATFLLECAHFVHLCNKGQWPAWMKQNVGSYRASGANINVNQMKQQVSQTSARRTHILQRAAGKMFHQWAEIVGARLEEILFTERLQYEAVNASLTDPEKQRELLQQDEEEDFLDETSVNPHGNDCPHSLKLIACVLLFEITAFLRDTYIMLPKTSKLIHRDKPAPWEKVYREANRRWSMALSSMGHSQTSAQSLQSIAAGNDGAGQSERKISFVLHEPDNESENSSNTTLTKEGEDAPRRPTAASAVRPFLLRRGTATTTGGSFKRRSLKLRRNTKDSKEIETDFNTQSRRKVSSLSDRSDTSEQGMISGGEESPGILSDDQQPESPTDSNENDDTAKNMPWLKAVIEMMSSYNYYCTHKGYCHPFCYKRHMRSCTRLIKATRKVYGEEFGFTFDADHPTVEPTVISSSKPHTSRARSTRKVSEQSSTQTSPSKRKDSLSRKDRISDDPDLEMAEKLAKAFRQEKEKKLQEEPPILKFIRVHIRNLFHFPFATLLKGAVVLTEEMVIEAMPAAWELLLETNHDTATSSAAVFLMGSVKAQNFAFDIMQRALKHRDPDIRIGAIQRYLVLWKCRFHVWPRMEDNAHDVTFKVPPGGIEFTLPSPKIGIESLPVVDPPWMPVQQTKDMDVTLNQDRHRSLVTATKSRKMQQTEAIRNALRQQRDKQRAERHSFLITMIPISQQASHEPGMEKLEDHEDQEELDGTRMSSHLHHSHSLFPSVLCSSVMQIVGCLDDAAIGSDGNAVYEIAYQVIWVCLVEESALFLRYVFERLTRDRQDQMFKLLRHLIRFVPRLPQQAAFALYNSIIGYIMFYVRSSNELKQELVGSALSVLWMVVHSVHGIMFKDLKQILRKEQCDASILLTANVPAAKKIVVHGPADDDYNIPSQFPVQEDTLFCQLLKEALDYYPIDEKNTSHYCLVDYKSSKILNPNWYIRDLYFFKRSQYPEVRLMLMRPEESFLALQKQELTKKFVEIGKVHLTWAILKNVDMVVQRVVFLHEELMKLPSFPRKALEVDLDLHHGGEYGKVLLGLDVLHKFMWVRLIARMFEAMAGNFAYSADIQLFLNVLSGASILHAEDSCIMRYVMATFINAAFNFKNIFSTNGYFMIMPTLLQVYSLHQTNKLITTTIEYAVKQFYLLNRKPFILQMFGSVSAILDTDEDGTYGEAHKVQSSCLFNLLLSLEDPSPDPLNIAELVKEQKPLKAIDFCYHDEDDDVTVLDCITLCVMVVSYSAESTRGYQMLIILEAILPCYLQQIQSPSYIPLQGKSERDIILQLAVAIRTMVHNCEGLAKSYNGPYRNSPEHKGSSQRNCSRGPPCSPGLDFEEESHPKYVTDARTKSMMDSAEDSEMIRTEYRRPRDVLLSVVADFLTKSTARLAELAKKMPADTKPTEVLDAKCHIRLADIAHSLLKVSPYDPESMACRGLQRYMQAVLPRAEWSNDTLRNALVTILRRIDKVFLKISKKPSIRRNTDWEAAAGLLKGIHETIIRHSYVLHWQQMKTLISTVQNLIVNEPGSGIPEGVSSAGAALMSQNPPAFFCSAVVRLVALQVVSPVDCFSLVQICGGSAEFATQEKAEGFLMHLIMPLCLKVCSGRGVSDVGELKMTDVTFLLTAVLNAMSPPAGRTGQAVSQINRVTGDLRAGSLTFTGSRDAKRPARISGSLYQAAFLALRIVCICFENRLSTEWPRIVRVMRDLGRRNEAAPDLWSFMEFVVTHRTPLYIVLLPFIMHKISQPPIGDHERHMQFIIRERLRGTPPQGGIKSKGALLLELARELRDLRDELEEKRYVSTDRESSEQKKSDTPAATSAADAHKSQQRPSLISIFTGTTTGQATHSHVSAVPIDSRSGSGGICTPSDTLSQQTLHPPRESLSSSSTGRDPHTTTSESQSGDGEAGSAPTLVGAAPSGSGHGTSGTASALPSHMSHSQSLQQPTFKAQPPKLRFVSSVEFRHSSGETSTTPLSPESPAEDSSGDHTRSRLQRSKAASRKTFRLKRSRLTPMEPPSIVTSLSQEEQQPQAQPKALGEISWDSVSQTSSTSGYRDNNSLQTGLLSPDGSLGGLTLGRSPSQHSLLMVFEGQDEDTLI; encoded by the exons ATGGTGACCACCAATGCCGGCGcaacggccacagccacaacgaacaacaacaatctgcAGACGAACAACAACAGTCATGCGGCGAACAACAATAATgatgactttgactttgaccaGGACGATGGCCTGCAGGACCTGGGCTTGCCGGTGTCCGTCCAGACATTCCTGTGGCGCCAAATAGCACCCTTCATCCGGCCAAAGCTCGGAAAACTACACGAATCAACCTGCCTG TTTTGTCAACATGCACCGGGACACCAT GAGTCGAAGGAAGCCTGCAAG TCCTTCGAGAAAGTGCTCGTGCAGAACATACAGTTTGGTCTCTCGCCGCCTCTTACGAAGGCCCTGGGTGCCATTCCGCGCTGGCGACTGCTGCAGGGCGCCCTGCCACATGTCATGCACGCCTGCGCCGCGCTGCTCTACAATCGGGTCAAGGATATGCAGGCCATTGGGCCCGTGGAGACCAAACTGCTGTACACGATGCAGTGGATCCTGCTCTATGCGGCCGAGGAGTGTGCCGACGATGAGGGCGGCGAGGAGCTCGGCCTGGGCGAGACTCCCGCGGAGCCCAAGTCGAAGCCCATACAGCAGTATCTATTTTCCGTGCCAACGATTGCA CTCTTTGTGTATCTGTTTGCACCTATCATATCCCACCTGAAGGAATCGGATTTCCAAAACTTTCGCCTCGAGAACGGTATCAAGCTGTGGCAGGGCATGTGGGATAATCGCGCACCCGGTGCTCCTTGCTTTACGGCTCCGGTGAAGCCAAAGGCCCGCAATCTGCTCTGTGCGCCAACTCCCAAGGGCTCCACGGATGTTTTTCCCACCCGAAAGCACTCGCTCAGCGCTGATGCAATGTCGCCCAAGAACGACTCGCCACAGAGCGGCATCTCTGATTATGGCAGACAGGACGAGGAG GGCTCCTGGGTATCTTCTCCCAAGGAATTTGCCTTTCCCGAGACCATTCCCGAAGAGGCCTCCAGCGTGGAAGACGAACGTGTCGTCATATTTAGGCTGCCATCGGCGCCACAACTCATGGATAATTCATTCTTTACG GCCGATGCCAGCctgctacagcagcagcaatcgcagAGCCGACGCGGCAGTCGTCAGTCCATGAACTCCCGCGACAAGGATAAAGTTCCCTCCACCAAATTCGAGTTTGATCAGCAGGAACTGATGCGTGGGGCGTCCATGAAGGAGAAGCGCAGTGCCTCCATCGAGAAGGAGACGGACTCGGACAAGTCGGAAAGTGTCAAGGCAGATGTCTCGGCTGCCACCTTCCTCGATGTGGCAGTGCTGCGTTGCCTCTTCATCTCGCACTGGCAGGAGGAGGGCATCTTCTGGAGCCTCCAATATCTATACAATCG TCTCAGTGACATTGGTGAGGAGGCGGCCATTACCTTGAATCAGCCGCGAAAACGTTCCAACTCCTTGCCCATACCACAAATCGAGATATCGCTGTATCAGGGTCCCGGCAGCAACAGTCGCGATAGTCCGGGTAGTTCTGTGGTCAAGGACTACATCGAAATACCAGAACCAGCGCCCACAGTGACAGCTGTTGTTG AGGATACCCCCACAGCGCCCAGCAGCTCCGAGCGTCGCGGCAGCGAGAAGAAGAAACGCGTCAAGATGGCCGATCTGCGTGCCTTTGTGGAGACGAAAATGTTCTCGAAATCGGAGAAGAACTTGGAAAAAGTAGGGCTCGATACAAACTCTGCCAATGGCAAGAcaccactgcaactgcaacaagcA GAGTACCATCGCAGCCTGGACACGGGTGAGAAGAAACTGTCACGCTCTGCATCCATGATCAGTCGCGAGCCAGCCAGTAATCTGATCAAGGGCAAATCCATGCCTAGTCTCAG ATTTTACAGATACGTAGAGCCACCCAAGGCCCCAAGGCCATCCCAGGTGGCATGTCCACGCTCCACGGCCTTCTATCCACGGAATCCCATTATTACGGTGACAGAGCACACGCCCACACCATCGCCGGACTACATCAAGCGACAG GGCTCCATTGACTCGCAGCTGGATGCTTTGAGCAATGGTGGCAGCATCGGTGGCATGGGTGGAAATGgtggtggcaatggcagtggcggcgctggcagcaccaccacccgcTATCGTGGCCAAATGCTGCGCTCCCACACAGACTCGCATATCGATTATACCGGCGTGGATGAGTCCGAGGCACCCGGCTCCTCCTTCTACATAACTCGCGATGGTGGCATCGACTACGAGATTATTCTGCTGGCCATTAGCAATGTGTTTAAGCGGGATCCAGCCTTGGTGTGCTCTCTGCGCGTGCTGGAAGCGGGCCTCAACATTTGCGAACTTCTCATCGAAATGGGTGTGCTGAAGCTGGGCGAACATGCCCATGAGATTTCCATGAGCATCACACGACGCGCACTCCAGGTGCTCGGCTGTCCGCATGGTTGCAATGATG GTGTTCGCGGTCCTCCTGCGGACTTTCTGCGCAATCAGTGTCAGAAGATTCTGTCCCGAATGCTGCGCCAGGCTGGACAGCGCACCAAGCGTTACATGCAGGAAATGGTCAAGACATCGCCGCTGCCAGAGCTCATCGACTACTTCCATGCCTTTCTGGCCTTCTGTGTGGATCCCAGCTCGCTGTTGTCGCCATTAA CTCATAAACGTCCGAGTGGATATAAAAATGCTAACACCGATCTTGGCGGTGTACCAGGTCAGGGCGGCTATTCGACAAATTTTAGCGGCGGAATGAGCGGCGGCGCCGAATCCCAGGTCGTTGGCGCTGTCTTCAAGCCGCTGGTCAGTCGCTTTGTGGAGGCAAGCAAAGATCTTAAATCACCCGAGAATATAGCTCTATATGGCGACATACGGCAGTTGGTCACCTACGTGAAGGGTGCCCATGGTGGGCCATTCCGTATGGTGGCACTCAGCGGCATTCTAGCCGTCACACCGCGTCCCCACAAAAAGGGACCAACGGCACAGACTACACGTGTTATAAG ACACATTCCACAGTCCAATGTGACGCACAGCATTCAGAATGATGACAATCGCTCCCAGCGTCGTTTGCTGCTCAAGAAACGAAGCACTTCTTCGGCCTGCGCGGTA AGTCTGCTGGAAACGGAGACGTGCGAGGAGCACTACAAGACCAGCCAATCGCCGTTGAGCAACTTCCGACGTCGCACGACTGGAGTGCGTCCGACACTGACGCCACGGCATAGTGAGCGTGCGCTGCTCTCCGATTCCACGTCCAGCTCGGAACGCAATTCGTTGGGACGGCTCAGCGGCTTGGTGCGCTGGTTTCGCGGCACGCCCAAGGAGGCATCGTCCATTGATCTGGAGATTGGCTCACTGAATCCAGAGATATCCTCCACATTTATGAGGCACGCCTCGCTGAAGATACAGCGTGGCCGGTCAAGCGATGGCATTGGGCGGTCCATACAGCGCGCCAAGCGACGCGTCGAGAGGCGGCTGAACCGTTTCGGCGGCATTGTGAAGGGCAAAAAGAAGGTGGGCGGCATCGAAGAGACAGCGGACTTCAGTCGGCGCAGCTCCTCGGATATGTGCGACGGCCCACGAGAGTCCGAGGTGGTCATACTCAAGGAACGGAAACTCGTGCCCACGGAGCCAGTGCGTGTGGGCATGTTGCGGCTCTCCTTTCTCCTGGAGACTTGTGCACCCGGCTCCTTTCCCGATCCCCAACTGGTGGCGGCTGTTCTGGATTTG CCGCAAGCTCCTTTGGTCTCGCGTGCCACTTTTCTGCTGGAATGCGCACACTTTGTGCATCTGTGCAACAAGGGTCAGTGGCCCGCCTGGATGAAGCAGAACGTGGGCAGCTATCGAGCGTCGGGTGCCAACATCAATGTGAACCAGATGAAGCAGCAAGTTAGCCAGACCAGCGCCAGGCGCACCCACATCCTGCAGCGAGCGGCTGGCAAAATGTTTCACCAATGGGCGGAGATAGTGGGTGCCCGCCTGGAGGAGATACTCTTCACGGAGCGACTGCAATACGAGGCGGTCAATGCCAGTCTCACCGATCCCGAGAAGCAgcgggagctgctgcagcaggacgaggaggaggacttcCTGGACGAGACATCCGTGAATCCGCATGGGAATGACTGTCCGCACTCCCTGAAGCTGATCGCTTGCGTGCTGCTCTTCGAGATTACGGCCTTTCTGCGGGATACGTACATCATGCTGCCAAAGACATCGAAGCTGATCCATCGGGACAAGCCAGCGCCCTGGGAGAAGGTCTATCGTGAGGCAAATCGCCGCTGGTCCATGGCTCTCAGCTCCATGGGTCACTCGCAGACATCGGCACAGAGCCTGCAGTCCATAGCAGCTGGCAACGATGGCGCCGGCCAATCGGAACGAAAGATTTCCTTTGTGCTGCACGAGCCAGACAACGAGTCcgagaacagcagcaacaccacgTTAACCAAGGAGGGAGAAGATG CACCTCGACGTCCCACTGCTGCTTCGGCAGTGCGTCCATTTTTGCTGCGTCGTGGCACAGCCACCACCACGGGCGGTTCCTTCAAGCGTCGCTCCCTGAAGCTGCGTCGCAACACAAAGGAcagcaaagaaattgaaaCAGATT TTAACACACAATCGCGACGCAAAGTCTCTTCGCTCTCGGATCGCAGCGACACCTCGGAACAGGGCATGATTAGTGGTGGTGAGGAGTCGCCGGGCATACTCAGCGATGATCAGCAGCCAGAGTCGCCCACTGACTCCAATGAGAACGATGATACGGCCAAGAACATGCCCTGGCTGAAGGCAGTCATCGAGATGATGTCCAGCTACAATTACTACTGCACACACAAGGGATATTGTCATCCGTTCTGCTACAAGCGCCACATGCGCTCCTGCACGCGGCTCATAAAGGCCACCAGAAAG GTTTATGGTGAAGAATTTGGCTTTACCTTTGATGCAGATCATCCAACGGTGGAGCCAACTGTCATTAGCTCCAGCAAGCCGCACACCTCGCGGGCACGCTCCACGCGCAAAGTCTCCGAGCAGAGCTCTACGCAAACATCTCCATCCAAGCGCAAGGATAGCTTGTCACGCAAGGATCG CATCAGCGATGATCCTGATCTGGAAATGGCGGAGAAACTTGCCAAAGCATTCCGTcaggagaaggaaaaaaagctgcaggaggagccacCGATCTTGAAGTTTATACGGGTGCACATACGCAATCTGTTCCACTTTCCATTCGCCACACTGCTGAAGGGCGCGGTTGTCCTCACCGAGGAGATGGTGATTGAAGCAATGCCGGCTGcctgggagctgctgctggagaccAATCACGACACGGCCACCTCGAGTGCCGCCGTTTTCCTAATGGGCTCCGTGAAGGCACAGAACTTCGCCTTCGATATTATGCAGAGAGCGTTGAAGCACAGGGATCCGGACATACGCATTGGCGCCATTCAGCGCTATTTGGTGCTGTGGAAGTGCCGCTTCCATGTGTGGCCACGCATGGAGGACAATGCGCACGATGTGACCTTCAAGGTGCCACCGGGCGGCATTGAATTCACATTGCCATCGCCGAAAATTGGCATCGAAAGTCTGCCGGTGGTGGATCCACCCTGGATGCCCGTGCAGCAGACCAAAGACATGGACGTGACGCTCAACCAAGACAGACAT CGTTCCCTGGTCACCGCAACGAAGAGCCGCAAAATGCAGCAGACGGAGGCCATTCGGAATGCTCTGCGCCAGCAGCGGGACAAGCAGCGAGCGGAGCGGCACAGCTTCCTCATCACCATGATTCCGATCAGTCAGCAGGCCTCACACGAGCCTGGCATGGAGAAGCTGGAGGATCACGAGGATCAGGAGGAACTCGATGGCACCCGCATGTCCTCGCACCTCCATCACTCCCATTCGCTCTTTCCCTCCGTGCTGTGCTCGTCCGTGATGCAGATTGTGGGCTGCCTGGACGATGCTGCCATTGGATCGGATGGCAATGCAGTGTACGAGATTGCCTACCAAGTGATTTGGGTGTGCCTGGTCGAGGAGTCGGCACTCTTTCTGCGCTATGTATTTGAGCGCCTTACCCGCGATCGACAGGATCAAATGTTCAAGCTGCTGCGACACCTCATCCGCTTTGTGCCACGTCTGCCCCAGCAGGCGGCCTTTGCGCTATACAACTCCATCATTGGATACATCATGTTCTATGTGCGCTCGTCCAATGAACTCAAGCAGGAGCTCGTGGGATCAGCCTTGTCTGTGCTCTGGATGGTGGTGCACTCTGTGCACGGCATTATGTTCAAGGACTTGAAGCAAATTCTGCGCAAGGAGCAGTGCGATGCCTCCATTCTGCTCACAGCAAATGTGCCAGCAGCCAAGAAGATTGTCGTACACGGACCGGCTGACGATGACTACAATATACCCTCACAGTTCCCCGTGCAGGAGGACACGCTGTTCTGCCAGTTGCTGAAAGAGGCTCTCGACTATTATCCCATTGATGAGAAGAACACGAGCCATTACTGCCTGGTGGATTATAAGAGCA GCAAAATCCTGAATCCCAATTGGTACATACGCGACTTGTACTTCTTCAAGCGTTCGCAGTACCCGGAGGTTCGCCTGATGCTCATGCGGCCAGAAGAATCCTTTTTGGCACTGCAGAAACAGGAACTGACTAAGAAGTTCGTGGAGATTGGCAAGGTGCATCTGACTTGGGCTATTCTCAAGAATGTGGACATGGTGGTGCAGCGTGTTGTCTTCCTGCACGAGGAGCTGATGAAGCTGCCCTCCTTCCCACGCAAGGCGCTCGAAGTGGATCTGGATCTGCACCATGGCGGGGAGTATGGCAAGGTGCTGCTCGGCCTGGATGTCTTGCACAAGTTTATGTGGGTGCGTCTGATAGCCCGCATGTTCGAGGCCATGGCTGGTAACTTTGCCTACTCGGCGGACATACAGCTCTTCCTCAACGTGCTCTCTGGCGCCTCCATCCTGCATGCCGAGGACTCATGCATAATGCGCTACGTGATGGCCACATTCATCAATGCCGCCTTCAACTTTAAGAACATTTTCTCCACGAATGGCTACTTTATGATTATGCCCACACTGCTGCAGGTGTATTCCCTTCATCAAACCAACAAACTGATTACCACGACCATCGAGTACGCCGTCAAACAGTTTTACCTCCTCAACCGCAAGCCTTTCATTCTGCAAATGTTTGGCTCTGTTTCCGCCATTCTCGATACGGACGAGGATGGCACCTATGGAGAGGCGCACAAGGTGCAGTCCAGCTGCCTTTTCAACTTGCTGCTCAGCCTGGAGGATCCCTCACCGGATCCTCTAAACATTGCAGAGCTGGTGAAGGAGCAGAAACCCCTCAAAGCCATTGACTTTTGCTACCACGACGAAGATGACGATGTCACGGTACTGGACTGCATTACGCTCTGTGTGATGGTCGTCTCCTACTCGGCGGAGAGCACTCGTGGCTATCAAATGCTC ATCATTCTGGAGGCCATTCTGCCCTGCTATCTGCAGCAGATTCAATCGCCCAGCTACATACCGCTTCAGGGCAAGTCCGAACGTGACATTATCCTTCAATTGGCTGTGGCCATTCGCACCATGGTGCACAATTGCGAAGGTCTGGCCAAGAGCTACAACGGGCCCTATCGCAACAGTCCCGAGCACAAAGGATCTTCGCAGCGCAACTGTAGCCGCGGACCGCCCTGCTCGCCTGGTCTGGACTTTGAGGAGGAGTCGCATCCAAAGTATGTGACGGATGCCCGCACCAAGAGTATGATGGATTCTGCTGAGGACTCCGAAATGATACGCACTGAATATCGGCGACCTCGTGATGTGCTTCTCTCTGTAGTGGCGGATTTCCTCACCAAATCCACGGCACGTCTGGCCGAGCTGGCGAAGAAGATGCCTGCCGACACGAAGCCCACTGAGGTGCTGGACGCCAAGTGCCACATTCGTCTCGCAGACATCGCTCACTCGCTGCTCAAGGTATCCCCCTACGATCCAGAGTCGATGGCCTGCCGTGGACTGCAGCGGTACATGCAGGCGGTGCTGCCTCGGGCGGAATGGTCAAACGACACTCTGCGCAATGCTCTGGTCACCATACTACGACGCATCGACAAGGTATTCCTGAAGATATCGAAGAAGCCATCGATTCGGCGGAACACGGACTGGGAGGCAGCCGCCGGCCTACTGAAGGGCATTCACGAGACGATTATCCGGCACTCGTATGTGCTGCACTGGCAGCAGATGAAGACTTTGATTAGCACCGTGCAGAACCTGATCGTTAATGAGCCCGGCTCAGGCATTCCCGAGGGCGTCTCCAGTGCAGGGGCAGCGCTCATGTCTCAGAATCCGCCGGCCTTTTTCTGCTCGGCCGTGGTGCGTCTGGTGGCCCTACAAGTGGTGAGCCCCGTGGACTGCTTCTCACTGGTTCAAATATGCGGCGGCAGTGCCGAGTTTGCCACGCAGGAAAAGGCCGAAGGATTTCTGATGCATCTGATCATGCCGCTGTGTCTGAAGGTCTGTTCGGGACGCGGCGTTTCGGATGTGGGCGAGCTGAAGATGACCGATGTAACCTTCCTGCTCACCGCCGTCCTGAATGCCATGAGTCCCCCAGCGGGACGTACGGGTCAGGCTGTGTCCCAGATCAATCGAGTCACGGGTGACCTGCGTGCCGGCTCCCTAACCTTCACGGGCAGCCGGGATGCCAAGCGACCAGCCCGCATTTCCGGCTCTCTCTATCAAGCGGCCTTCTTGGCCCTGCGCATCGTGTGCATCTGCTTCGAGAATCGCCTGTCCACCGAGTGGCCACGCATTGTGCGGGTGATGCGGGATCTGGGCAGACGAAACGAGGCTGCCCCCGATCTATGGAGCTTCATGGAGTTCGTGGTCACCCATCGCACCCCACTCTACATTGTTCTATTGCCTTTTATTATGCATAAG ATCTCACAGCCTCCCATTGGCGATCACGAGCGACACATGCAGTTCATCATTAGAGAGCGATTGCGGGGAACACCACCACAGGGCGGCATCAAGTCGAAGGgcgccctgctgctggagctggcccgGGAGCTGCGCGATCTGCGcgacgagctggaggagaagcGTTATG TCTCCACAGATCGCGAGAGTTCCGAGCAGAAGAAGAGCGACACGCCGGCGGCCACCAGTGCGGCAGATGCCCACAAGTCCCAGCAAAGACCTTCACTTATATCTATCTTCACAGGGACAACAACCGGCCAGgccacacactcgcatgtCTCCGCTGTACCCATCGATTCGCGCAGCGGCTCCGGTGGCATTTGCACCCCCAGCGACACTCTGTCACAGCAAACGCTCCACCCGCCGCGAGAGTCCTTGTCCAGCAGCTCAACGGGACGAGATCCACACACCACGACAAGCGAGAGTCAGAGCGGCGATGGAGAGGCAGGATCGGCGCCCACACTGGTTGGCGCAGCACCCAGTGGCTCAGGCCATGGAACTTCCGGCACAGCATCTGCTTTGCCCTCGCACATGTCGCActcgcagtcgctgcagcagccgacATTTAAGGCACAGCCGCCAAAGCTGCGCTTCGTTTCGTCTGTGGAGTTTCGACACTCTTCGGGAGAGACATCGACCACACCGCTGTCACCCGAGAGTCCGGCCGAGGATAGCTCAGGAGATCACACACGTTCACGCCTGCAGCGCTCGAAGGCGGCCAGCCGCAAGACCTTCCGGCTAAAGCGCAGCCGACTGACGCCCATGGAGCCACCCAGCATC GTTACATCGCTCTcacaggaggagcaacagcctCAGGCCCAGCCCAAGGCACTTGGTGAGATATCCTGGGACTCGGTCTCGCAGACGTCTTCCACATCCGGCTATCGGGACAACAACAGCTTGCAGACGGGCCTGCTCTCGCCAGATGGCTCATTGGGAGGTCTCACTCTGGGCCGCTCCCCATCGCAGCATTCACTTTTAATGGTGTTCGAGGGACAGGACGAGGACACACTTATTTAA